The DNA region GGAAgagtaacacacaaaaaaaaaagagtattgaaaatatataattaaaagaggaaacaaagcaagaagaagaaagaaggaaaaacgcaGATTTCTTCAATAAACAACTCTCTTGCTCGACCCTAACCCAATTACTCGTCCCTCTTATCAATCGCGTCGAAGGGCGGCGTGTCCGCGACCCGCAGGACATCCACCGTCTTGTAGACCGGGTACAAGCCGCCTTTGTTCGTTCTCTGATTGACCCCGTGGAGGAAGCCGTCGTGGAAGTTGCGGTGGCTGCTGTAGTACCTCAGGACCTCCCTCACGCGGTCTCCCTTCTGCAGCTCGAGCTCGCCTTCTCTgagggggcgggaggagaggaaaaggaagagggtcaGATGGGGGAGGTTCTTCTgctagggaagaggggggagacggggaCGTTTTTTaagggggaaggtaagaggagggggaggggaagagggagataagttTTTTTTTGAGTGGTGTTCCAAGAGAGGTCAGAtggaaagtgattttttttctctctctctccctcttcttcttctttaaagaCGGTTACCATTCTTTTTCCATTGCCTATTCTATGACTTTTTAACAAATTAGTCTAACGTGATAAATAAATCTGAATTCCACAAAAATGCAGGAAGCCTTATTAAGGACGCCACAAAAGGCAATTGGccgagagaaaggatgagagactGAGGAAAAATGACACCGAGATAGGAGAGCGAGATCGTAAgcgaaaaaagacagacagacagacaggagaaccGACCTGCGAGGCGTGTGGGGGTACCTCGCCTCCACCTCGTGTTTGCTCTGGAAGTGGAACCAATAAGGCGCATCGACGGAGAAGACCTTCCTGGAGGCGTCCGGGTGGAGGGTCTGCATGAGCTCGTAGGCCAGTCGGCATATCTGCCCGGGGTGGGATgacgacgacaatgataatagtgaggacgatattgatagagatgatgatgcttctactactactactacttcttctactactactaagcataataatgataatgatagtaataataacaataataataataataataataggaataatagtaataataataataatgaaaatagtagtaataatgataataacaattattattatcattatcattattattactattattattattattatcattatgataatggtaatggtagtaatagtgataatgatgattatgatagtgatgatgacgatggtgatgacaatgattgaATTCTTGGTCGGAATATAGCGTATCCCCCTGACGTGAATATCTCTTAGTAGTTAGGTTAGACAAATTGTCCTTGTTTCTTGTGTGCGAGCGAGATAACAGGGTCAGGAACCTCGGTCTAATTAAGGAAACATATATAGTTACATCACTGGCAAATCCAgaccaaaacaacaataaaaatagggGGTTCTTTTGCCCCAAATCTTGGCCTGGTGAAGTAATTCGTCGATAACAGCAGTAACTACTAACAGAAAGGAACGGGAAGGTTATAAGGTAATCTGGAACACTCACATTGGACGACATGCCGCACACGAGGAAATCTGAGCGAGAGAGGAAGTAAATATCAGCCATGAAATTCTTGACGTTGGCCTCGCTCCTCCTCTGGCTCAAACTAGCGGTGGCGATGCTCTCCTTGTTGTACAGAAAGGTGTGGTTGGAGAATCTGAAGTCAGGTTAGAGGTTTGTGGTTTAAAcgttgtgtgcgcgcgtgtgtgtacagggGTGTCTAtacgccccccttctctctctctctctcctctctcctctctctctctctgtctctctgtctctctctctctctctctcttctctctctctctccctctctttatatatatatatatatatatatatatatacacacattcactgtGTGAATGGGAAAATACAGCAAACACCTTCCTTGACAAGGACTCGAACCCGCTCTGCACAGGAAAGAACACGTAGACATTTTTTACCCCCCACCATCGGTATAAGAACTAAATCATGCATTAGCCGATAGAAGCGCAACTAGCCTCATCATGACATTATTGGCGCTACGATCCTCCTAGCGGAGGATCGTAGTAGCAATGTTATTGTACTTGGCGCGAGTTATGGGGGCAGAAATTTTTATGGGCAATTCTTGTGAAACTCTTTAATAACTGCATAACGCATGAGTGGTGTGCAACTCTATTTCTGATAAGATGAAACTGTAACTGAGTGAGTACCCTGCGCGCCATTATATTAATTGGTTTCAAATATTCTTTAGTCATACTGGGTCCCCAAGGTGTGCGGAAGGGGTAGTTAACATTTCAGGGGAAAGATGGCATGGGTCTGTGTGTCAGGCCGCCtgtctgggagggggagggggtgtaacgCCAagctctatatataagtatatggaaGTATACGTAAAATATTCATCTATACCAATACACCACCCAGGGCGAAGTTGACTCATCAGTGAGGCCGTACCCACTCTAGCAGCTGTCCCATCTTGCAGTGGCCTACCTCTTGTCTTTATGCATAGCCTCCTGCGCAAAGCCCCACCAGAGCCCGGCGGCAATGTTTAggagcctatctatctatatagtcgTTGGTTAACTGCCATCTTATCTTTACCTACCTATCTTGCCAAACCTCGCCTTGGCCATCCCCTTGTACGTAGAGAAGATTTTTGATGTCAAATTCTGAAAATTTCAATTAAATTGAAGGCTTCCTTTGCAGTACTGACGTATTTAGGCGGAGGTTCAGCTGCGGCGGCTACGCTGACATGCATGGAGTATTGTCTGACAGATTCCCGCTTCACCCCAATGACATTAACATTGGTACTACGATCATCCGCTAGGAGTCGCACcaatcttccacctctttctaaCACCTTCTACGTCCTTCTTCCACCtcattcttccatctctttcttccacgTCATTCTTACCCCTCTTTCTAACAGCTCatttttccacctccttcttccacctcattCTAACACCtcattcttccatctctttcttccacgTCATTCTTACCCCTCTTTCTAACAGCTCATTTTTCCACCTCATTCTAACACCtcattcttccatctctttcttccacgTCATTCTTACCCCTCTTTCTAACAGCTCatttttccacctccttcttccacctcattCAAACACCtcattcttccatctctttcttccacgTCATTTTTACCCCTCTTTCTAACAGCTCATTTTCCCACCTTCTTccacctcacacacaaacatcctcGAACTCCGAAAGCGGCTCCTATGCGCACTAACTTCTTCGCTTCCGTGAGGACTTGCGGGTCGTCTGTGGCCAGATAGATTCTACGAGTCGTCACCTTCGTCCCTCGAAACTCCAGGTCGTCGAAAAAGTCGTCCACGGCCTGCATGTATTCATTCAGTCCTATGAGTCTGGAGTCGTGACGCAGCTTGTCTGTTCTTCTGACTTGCACTCTGAGGGAATAATAGCGACGGCGAAACTGGTGAATGGGATGATGTAATAATTGCAGTCATAACGAGACCCACAAGACTATATCTATttctgtaaataataataatgataattaagaaaatcGGAGTCACGGTAGTAGTTATACGGATAAGGATGTTAATAGCAGTATAATGACAGCATTTTACGAatgtaatgataacggtaataatattagTCCTATGATTATATTAGCAAGACTGATGGCAATATTAATCATGGAAAACATGATGATAGTGCGGTGGGAACGACAACAGACGTGAACAATCAACATCACAGTAATCACAGGAGTcataaataagagtaaaaataagtcATGATCAtgaaatgataaccataaaactaacagcagcaacaacaataatcacaaacaataatgacgatagtttaccccccccccccgaaaaaaaaaaaaaaaaaaaaaacaggcactaCAAGCATGTTATAGGAAAGAAAACCCGCAGATCAACTCACCCAACAATAGGACCCTTGAAGCCTAGACGATCACTAAGCTTCTCAACATACTCCTGGAATCCCTGGGTCATTCTCAGGGCATACTTAAAGAACTGTCCCATCCACCAGGCGAAAGGGTCGCCGTGGACTTCAGTGAGGCGCCAagctctatatataagtatatatatatataaatatatatatatacacacacacattacacacacacacacagatatatgtatatgtatatatgcataggtatgtatatatatatatatgcacacacacacacacagatatatgtatatatatatatatatgtgtgtgtgtatatatatttatattatatatatatatgcacacacacacaccacacattatgtatatggctggtttagtgctggccctcGGTTCATACTACCCGGGAGTGGACCTAGGTTCgagaggcctggtcagggaggattgttatatgtctatatcattGTGGAAAtgcattattccacctttcatattatatatattacacacctcagtaaatctgacttcggtttcgatttCTTAAATCAATTTCACTGGTGCCCAAAGGCGAAGGTGCTTCATTTACTCGTGTATGAGTAGAAAGGTAATGTATATGGAGCTAGTTTGATCcttgttgcacactcctttagAGGGTCGCGTGGATGGCTGGTTTAGTTTTGACCCCTCCGGTTTATACCGGAGTGCCTAGGTTCCTAGTCAGAgggattgttatatattataataaatatatatactatatatatatatatttgatttatatttgttatgatatatatatgtatatacatgatttatatgtatatattatgataatgtcgaattatatgatatatatgtatatatatcatatatatacttatatatattatattcatatatattaatatattatatatttatatatatatattgtatattatatgatatatatgtaccttaattaatttttgatatatatatgtttatatatgaacatatttacatatatatatgtataaatatatgaatatatttacatacatatatatgtatatgtattgatttatatatgtgtgtgtgtgtttgtgtgtgtgttgttgtgtgcatataatatattatatatatatatatatatatatagatgtatatatataataattttttttatatgtatgaatctattcacaatacacacactcacacacacatatgtatgtcgtgtgtgtgtgaatatatacatatatacgttgttATATAaattggatgtatatgtatattcatatatattataatgtgtgtgtgtgtagagtatataaattatacatatatatattcacatacaaaccCCCCCCaccttgcacatatatatattacatatatatgtatatatgtgtgtgtgttgtgtgtaatatatatatatgtattatgtgagtatatatatgtatatgtatatatgctagggtatgtatagatatattatatatatacatgacacacacacacacacacacacatatctatatatatatatatatatataagttcttgatcaaaatatatatttttctcaaagCAGAGTATCCCAATACGAACCTTGGAAGATTCGGCAACCTAAGTTTGATTCTGCCTAATGTGGATGaacgaaatgcccttccgtgggtcatgcgggtctcAGCCACGgtagggcatttcggttcatccgacattatggcagaatcaaacttagggtaacttaggtcattgttACGATGGGATTCGTGGGGACTTCCGAAAGatttcccagtcactatgcattccatattaaacttgtgctaccttaataatgcacattactcattcgcctatattgtggtgacgatcttcTTCAGTGGCACTATGCAACTTCGACGtaggtggtttgcgcagtgcacGGTACACATATACTGAAAAGAGCTTGGTACCaatgatgttttgccacctagaccctGACGAAGAGtggacattcttgctcgatatgTGCCTTAAAGGAATGGTaacagacactaaaaggatgctcaaaagatagcttgccatgcaataatttgactattacggaatctcaggattttatccaagttgcagcgGAATTTGCGGTGTGTATAGCAATTCGGCATTAACGACAATccatcaccttggtatatgaaaaaaaaaaaaaaaattaattaaggaGGTACTGACGACTCCAtcgaaatgtaacactgaagacaattctcgaaaactgtgattgtgtcattcaaggcaaagaacaaccgagaaatactcaaggaaatatagattggtatgatgcaaaagtacaagaaagtaatggatcactcggaagttgTGATTATCAAGCGCAAAGGACGGGGATTTAACGCTGAAATggggaagcagaccaacaatgcagaagtcccatttatatgacAACAGTTGGAAGATATTGCagaatgtcttttgccagttggtgtctggtggctgggatttttttttttgattccctCTTACATCTGGCCTGAGGGTGGGCATTGACACCTTATTTAACCACGCTGgatggaaggagtttgtgatggtgattttgcAATAAATCCAAGATGGAATAAAGAACAATACCATGAAGTGttgaaagactgaaaaaaaattcaagaaaacaatcagaagtatttttgattttgcaaaagttttaATTTATGGCTGGCGTTCATGCTATGAACAGCATGGAATgatcttttcagaactgctatgaaacttcaaggaggtatgccaggattggctgtgaacctggcttttcctagcagctacttctcgtccatcagcagacatctgtataatgcgatggacacttcttcccttggctgttgatcatgattacgtcgatgaagttgcaaagatcttgaaaaagaGGAATTCGAGAAAAATTGCCatcacaccagccctattcaaaaataaggagaagcccAATTTCACTGCAgtaaaactgtgtaatctgagtgtgaaagttTCAATTCCCCAACATCTGACCAGaaatgaagtttgcatacttggctatgatatgcatgaaatcgatatgtgaaACCCACAAAATTTCATTTAATACTTGGCCAggatcaaaactgtgaaagacagattggagacttaaaaaaagggaagacataaacagaattgttgttgtaacagaaaaaCTAGGAACGCGCCCTAGTCGGAgaatatggcaatgtaaacaaaggagtagaatgaaaattatatgtatggctatatttaATGTTCCAATAAAATCATTatagaatcctttcctttattatagcctcttgttaaataggaATATGTTACTtctaaatcatttaagcgaagtaaGAATCCTAAAGCAAAGCATTGCTCTTCGGCGAACCTTCAAAGCCCGATCGGTAGGAGAGAAAcataaagtaaagagaagtcaagccctACTTATTGAAAAATTAGTCCTTATggcaataatatatttattatatatatatataatttatatatatatttatgcatatatatataaataaatatatatattatattatatatataaataaatatatatatacacacacacatacatatgtgtgtgtgtgtatatatatatataatttatatatatattatttatatatatatagatatatatttatatatttatatatataaataaatatatataatataaatatatatatatatatagataaaatatatatataaatatatatatatattgatatatatatataaatgcatgtgtatatatatatataaaaatatatatatatacataactatgatTTATAACTTATACATTAGATTGTCCActccatatttacatatatatatattacacacacacacacattatatacttattctttgtatatatatgtgtatgtgtgtgaaatatattatatgtatatatttatttacgtacacacacatacacttatatatataaatatacatataatacattatatctccgtatatatgtataatacaacacacacacatacttatgggtgtgtgtgtgtgtatgtgggactatacatacattatatatattataattatatattttatatatagatttcatatatgcacacacacaacacaaacacacacacacacacacatatatatatacatatacatatatatgtatgtaaatatattcatatatttatacatatatatatgtaaatatgttcatatatatgcatatatatatcatatatatacatatatatcatatatacaatatatatatgatatatatatatatcatatatatgtatatatatgatatatatatgtatatatatgatatatatacatatatatcatatatattcacatatatcatatatatatacatatatatcatgtatatacttatatatatcatatatatatatatatcaaatatatatatatacatatatatatatatataacaatcctctctgaccaggaacctaggtcactccgggtatgagaccggagggtcaatactaaaccagccatgccacgcgacccactagaaggagtgtgcaacaaggatctaactagctccatagacattacctgtctACTCATACACGAGTAATGATAGCACTCCctttgggcactcggtggaaattgatttagaaattcgaaaccgaagtcagatttactgaggtgtgtgtatgtatatatatatatatatatatatatatatatgaaaggtggaataatgcatttccacattgatatagacatataacaatcctccctgaccaggcttcgaacctaggtcactccgggtaggtatgaaaccggagggccagcactaaaccagccatatacatatatgtgtgtgtgtgtatgtgagtgtgtgtgtgtgtgtgtgtgtgtgaatacattcatgtatatattatatatatatatacgaacacacacatacacacacacacacacacactcacactcacacacattcacacattcacacacacacacactcacactcacacacattcacacattcacacacacacacactcacactcacacacattcacacattcacacacatacataattcaaacacagatagacacacatacacacacaaacacacacacacagatatatgtatatatatataaattgaaattaTGAATGTGCAGGCTGTATGACCGCCATAGTAtgcgtgtgtaatgtgtgtgtgtgtgtgtgtgttgtttatttgtataagtGTAAGCGTGTTGCATAAATCCTCCATTTCCAAGACCTAAGACTACTCAGGACCAGTACCTGAAATAGTGCTTGACATCCTCTATCGCCCCTTTGaggtttttcttttcagttttgccCGAGGTCTGAGTGCTTAATTGTCTTAGGAGCGCCAGAGAATATTGCTTGTTGTAGTAGATGTTACTCTCCACTTGTCTGTAGATCTGCACTGTTTCTTCGTAGCGTGTATGTCCTGCGTTAGACTCCTCTGTGCTTGCGTGCTCGACGGTGAAATCTGTATGTCTGGGATTCGCCACGTCTAGAGGGAAACGTAAAAGAAGCCATTCAGTTTGATGTTTATTATTTTAGAGAATAGGACTGATTATGATTTTTGAAGGTTCTCTTCGTATACATCATTGTAATAACTTATCATTATATCTTCATGAAAAAAAGTGAATGGGGAAGTACAAATTGGAGAGTGAGAGATGCATTAGAATAAGCTTAAAAATAAAACTAACCTGAATATCGGCCTGTTTCCGAAAACCTTGTTAGTTGTGGCCGAATATATGGTCTGtaatatcttttaaaaaataaggaatattaCTGTATGCTTACTTTAATACTGGTATTTAGCTAGCcagctatttatctgtctatctacctatctatttatcacatatatattgaaacgAAAGCATAACACCGGATTTCCAAATTTCGCTCCGCATTAGAGGAGGTGGACAGAGACGAAGCGAGCTTTCGGCACCCTTCGTTACAGGTCAAAGAGAAGGCCCTTTTTAGTGCTGGCTGAGTGCATGTGATCACGCTGAAGGGCGACCCGTGGAATGAGATGTTATGCGCAGTGGAAAGAGATATCTGTCAATCGGCGAAGACAGAAAGCAGTAGAGCAGGAGCGGATTTCCtgccacaaccagcctatggtcagtgccacagatctcggcactccggtaaaccctgcaattctgaaggatcctccattgagtgctgacaagaatgtggtcgatctccttggccacagtacatGTATCGATATACCATgtccaggagccagaaatcctaaatctctgggacctagaaaAGTCCCTTAGAAGgattctttcacatcgagttgcaaacatcagtaggaacgtacacagcaataagagacacaaagccaaaagcatgtttcagtctcaatgccataatattctcatcatcctcaacataaacctcccagtggggtgcaatatcatctcgtatgcagacgatctcgctatcacctccactggaccacgcagccagaataaagcccagcgttgtctggacctcgtgtccgaggagtgttgtaggacaggaataAAGACCTCTGCAGCcagaggcacaagactgaaaatccagggagtggaattggaatgggtccaggactacctataccttggggtaaggatagaccggaccctctccttccagaagaaaATCCAGTAGtaggttg from Penaeus chinensis breed Huanghai No. 1 chromosome 31, ASM1920278v2, whole genome shotgun sequence includes:
- the LOC125041881 gene encoding uncharacterized protein LOC125041881; its protein translation is MMKLSWKGASRRYLYVGFFLLFCIMVSNLAIYYRPYIRPQLTRFSETGRYSDVANPRHTDFTVEHASTEESNAGHTRYEETVQIYRQVESNIYYNKQYSLALLRQLSTQTSGKTEKKNLKGAIEDVKHYFRYWS
- the LOC125041793 gene encoding alpha-(1,6)-fucosyltransferase-like, which encodes MGQFFKYALRMTQGFQEYVEKLSDRLGFKGPIVGVQVRRTDKLRHDSRLIGLNEYMQAVDDFFDDLEFRGTKVTTRRIYLATDDPQVLTEAKKFSNHTFLYNKESIATASLSQRRSEANVKNFMADIYFLSRSDFLVCGMSSNICRLAYELMQTLHPDASRKVFSVDAPYWFHFQSKHEVEARYPHTPRREGELELQKGDRVREVLRYYSSHRNFHDGFLHGVNQRTNKGGLYPVYKTVDVLRVADTPPFDAIDKRDE